The Oscillatoria acuminata PCC 6304 genomic interval GGTTAGGGTCGATGCCAATGCCATTATCCCGGATTTCAAACTGCCATTCTTCCGAATCATTCAGATTACAGGAAATCTCAATTTGGGGGGCAACATTGGGCAGTCTAAACTTGATCGCGTTAGCCATCATATTTTGAAAAAGCTGCATCAATTGAATCTCGTTTCCGCTGACGATGGGCAGGTGAGAATGGGTAATAATCGCCCCACTTTTGGAAATTTCCCCACTTAAATTCGCTAGGGCTTCTTCTAACACAAAGTTAGAATCAATGGATTCAAAACGTTGGGGGGGAATGCCAATTTTAGAATAGCTCAGTAAGTCCTGAATCAGTTGGGTCATTCTCCCCGACGCTTTGATAATATGGGTAAGATAGCGATCGCCATCGGGTCCGAGTTGGTTCTCATATTTCCAAGTGAGTAAATCGGCATTGCCAATAATCACTTGAAGAGGAGATTGTAAATCATGGGCCGCCACATGAGCAAATTGCTCCAGTTCTACATTGGACCGCAACAGTTGAGCATTTAAGGCTTGCAATTCTGCATTTTGGACCTGGAGTCGATATTGGAGTTGTTGAATGGTCAGGTGATGTTTAACTCGGGCGAGGACCTCTTCAATTTGAAAGGGTTTGGTAATATAATCAGACCCCCCACTTTTAAACGCTTTGACCTTATCCCATTGATCTTCCAGGGCGCTGATAAAAATCACGGGAATATCCTGAGTCTTCGGGTCAGATTTCAGCCGTTGACAAACCTCATAGCCATCCATGTCTGGCATCATAATATCCAGCAAAATGACATCCGGTAACAGCGTTTGACAAGCAGTCAGAGCAATTTGACCATTCAGGGCTTTGCGGACTTTATAGCCGCGATCGCTAAGGATTTTAGCCAAGACTCGGAGATTGATCGGAGTATCGTCCACGATTAAAATATCTTTGTGGGTACAATCAAGGGGGTCAGAATTCATGATTTCTCCTGTTGTGTAAGTACCATTACGGTTTCAAATTGAAAGTTATTTGCCAGTTCGGTCAGTGCCTTGGCGAAAGGAGCATTCTCAGGGGGAATTTCCTCAATTAACTCCAAAATCATATCATCACTACATTGGCAGGCTGCATCATAAATGCGGACCACCCAATCGCGGGGCATGAATTGGAAAGATTGAGCATCCAGGATAAAGGCTGAATCCTCAGTTGCACTTTGAATCCTGTTGTCGGATTCTGACTCTATTGGTTCATCATAAATATATCGTACCCCTATATGCTCACCGACCTTGGACAGTAAAACTTCTTCCCGAAAAGGCTTGTGAATAAAGTCATTACATCCAGCAGCAAGCACCAGTTGACGGTCTTCTTCAAAGGCACTAGCGGTTAACGCAATCACCACGGTATTTTGACCCTTTGGGGTGGCTTTAATCCGTCGAGTGGCTTCAAACCCATCCATGTCCGGCATCCTCATATCCATCCAAATTAAATGGGGCTCCCAGCTTTCCCAAATTTCTAGGGCTTCGCGACCCGTGGCTGCACCCCGGACAGAAAACCCTAATCCGGAAAACAAGGTAATCAGCAGCAGACGGCTTTCAAAGGCATCATCAACGGCTAAAATCCGGTATTCGGGCTGATGGGGTGCTAAGGCGACTGCCCGAGGTTTAGTTTGTCTCTGGGGACTCTCCACAGGTTCCCCTTGGCCGGGGGTCAGGTCAAAGGAAAATACGGTGCCTTGATTGGGGATACTGCGAACCTGAATCTGTCCCCCCATCAGTTCTACAAATTTCTGACTAATGGGTAACCCCAGTCCGGTGCCTTGTCCCGATTTCATTCCGGTTTCAGTTTGAGCAAAGGGTTCAAATAGCCGGTGCATTTCCTGGGGAGCAATTCCCGGACCCGTGTCTTCAATTTCAAAGTAAAGTTTAGGGAGGCGATCTCCCGGAATTGTTTCCCCCGCTTTCTTCCCCTCGTCGGTGGCGACCCGGACCCGCAGAACAATCCCCCCAGTTTGGGTAAATTTAATCGCATTTCCCAGAATATTAAGTAACACCTGCCGCAGTTTTCCTTCATCGGTGCTGATAAACTTTGGCACCTGGGGATCAATGTCAAACTCAAGTTGTAACCCTTTAGATTTAACCTTGAGTTGCAACATCGTTTCCAGGTTGTCCAGCAGATCCAAGAGGTCGAAACTGCTTTCATGAAACCCGGTGCGGCCTGCTTCAATTTTAGACATTTCCAAAATGTCATTAATTAAATCCAGCAGATGTTCTCCAGCGCGATTAATAATTTGTAATTGCTCGGCTTGTTGGGTCTTCAAGGAGCGATCGCGTCTCATTACCTGGGAAAAGCCGAGGATGGCATTCAGGGGAGTCCGCAGTTCGTGACTCATATTGGCGAGAAATTCACTTTTAGCACGGTTCGCGGTATCCGCAGCGATCGCCGCTTTTTGCAGGGCCTGAGCTTGCTTTTGCGTCCGTTCCAGGAGTTGCGCTTGCTGCAAGGCGACCCCTAATTGGGTAGCAATTTGGATGGCAATATTTACATCCGCTTGTTTCCAATCGCGCGGACCGCTATTTTGATAAATCGCCAACAGTCCCCAGAGTTGGTTATGGGCAAAAATCGGGACGATTAGATACGCTTGCACTTGCAATCGAGACAGATGGGGGAGTTCGTCGGGGTTTAAAGGGGCTTGTTTCACATCGGGGATGACGAGGCAAGGTAAATCCGAGGGGTGGGGATAGAGGGGGTCGGGTTGGCGATCGCGCGGGTCTAGGGCTTCCAGGGTTAAGTTCCAGGCACTCAAAGCCGCTTTCGCATCCTTCAACCCTTGATCCCGGAGGTGTTTCTGTGGGGGTTTCCCCTCCGATGCCGCCATCAAGGGGACCCATTCTTGGCCCACAGACTCCCAAGTCGAGGTCATATCCGGTTCAGGAGGGCACCGATAGACGACAACCCGATCGCTTTCGAGGAGTTGTCGTAAATCCTCCGTCGTCGCGGCGAAAATCTGGTCGAGTTCCAAGGTTTGGCGCATCCGTTGGAATAGGATAAAAATGGCCCGATCGCGTTCTGAGCGTTCTAAGAGGTCATTTTCTGCCAGTTTGCGATCGCTGATATCGGAAATTGTGCCAATGTATCCTTTCAAAGTGCCGTCGGAGTTCAGTTCCGCGATCGTTTGACCGATGACCCAAGTAATTTTTCCATCGGGACGCAAGAATCGATACTCGGACTTAAACGGGACTTGATTTTCAGTGGCGGTATGACACTCCTGAATCACCCGATTGAGGTCTTCCGGATGCAAGGTACTCATCCATCCCGGTCCAAGGGATGCAGCCAGAGATAGTCCAGTAATTTCACACCAGCGTTGATTCACATACAAACAATTGCCCTCAGCATCAGTGTGGAAAATCCCCACTGGAGAGGCTTCTGCTAAGGTTTGATAGCGGCGCTGACTGGTCTGAAATGCCTCTTGTGCGATTTTACGCTCGGTGATATCGATCCAATACCCGACGCACTCTTGGGCATTTCCGGTTTCATCTCGGACTAATCTCATGCGATCGTCAACCCAGTGATAGGTCCCATCGGCATGGAGAAACCGATATTCCTCGCTCATCGTGCCTTGAGATATGAGGCTGGGGATTTTTCCGAAGAGGCGATCGCGGTCTTCGGGATGAATCCGATCGCGCCAAAAGTTGGGGTTTTCTAAAAATTCCCTCGCTTCATATCCCAGGATCATCTGGACGTTTTCACTCATAAAGGTGGCGCGATAGTTGCCGAAAACTTCCGCACTATAGATAATTGCTGGACTGGAACTGAGCAAGTATTGTAGGCGTTCCGTGGTCTGTTGTAACTGGACTTGCGCCGAAACGCGATCGCTGATATCTCGTCCTTCGGGGATGAGCAAGATAACCCTCCCCTGTTCATCCAAGACGGGTTTGAGGGAAAAGTCCAGGGTGAGGCTGATCCCTTGAACCCCTGTAGCTTCGACTTGATAGCGGATAAATTCCCCCTGGGATGCCTGGGAGGTGGCCGCCATCAGTTGCTGTTGGAGTGCCGTAGACCGATTCCACCAAGGCAGTTCCCAGAAGGGTTGACCGACGACTTGGGCCGGTTCTAAGCCGATAAAATCCAGGGCGGTTTGATTCAGTTCCAAGACGGTGCCATCGGGGTTGAGGAGGCCAATAAATTGGAACATGGAGTTAAAAATGGCCCGGAATCGTTGCTCACTTTGTTGCAGGGCTTGCTCGGATTGCATTCGTTGGATTTCCGCAGCAGCGCGATCGGCAAACAGTTTTAAAATCGATTCGGTGTGAGCCGTGGCAAACATGGGTTTGACATCGAGGATCGCCAGATGGCCTAGGATCTGGCCTGTGGCGGTTTGGATGGGTAGACCCAGATAACTCTCGGCATTCAGGGCTACTAAGTCTAGATCCTTCGGAAATAGCGCCTGTACAGCTTGGGGATAATAACAGGCTTGGCCGGTTTTTACGACGATTTCACAGGGGGTTCCAGCCAGTTGATACTGGAGTGGTCCACTCCAGTCCGTTCCGGCCCAAAAGGCTAGGGAACGCACCTGTTGTGGGGTGGAGTCGGTACATTCGAGCAACATGGCATACTTGACTTGCAGCACATTGGCGATGGACCGAACGCAGGCGCGGAAATATTCGGTGCCGGCAACGGCAGCGCTGCCTTCTACCATTGCGCGCAATGCTTCTTCCTGCTGGCGGCGTTCGGTGATATCGATGGTGGTTCCGGTGGCCCCGCGAATCCGCCCTTCCGAGTCCCGTAAGGCGATCGCATTCACGAGGACATAAATCTGTTTGCCATCTTGACGCTGATAGCGGGTTTCATGTTGAAGCAAGGGTTCTCCCTCTTCTAGTAGTCGTTGCAGGCACTTTCTTTCCTGCTTGCGGTATTCCGGGGGGACAAATTGAGTTAATTTGCAGCCGATGGTTTCGGTAGGGGTATAGCCATAAATTTTTTGGACTGCCGGATTAATAAAGGTATAACAGCCCCGGATATCTACGGACCAGATGACATCTTGTGAAGCCTCTACCAGCGCTCGATATTTCTGTTCGCTGTGCCGGAGGGCTTCTTGGGTAATTCGGCGCTCACTGATTTCTCGTTGTAACTGGAGATTTTGTTGCTCAAAGGCGAGTCGGTCTTGTTTTTCTTCTTCGAGGAGTTGCGCTTGAGCGATCGCAATTCCCAGTTGTGCGGCGATCGCCTCAATCAATTCTACCTCTTGTGCGGTCCACTGGCGAAAGCGATCGCACTGATGCAAGCTGATAATCCCATTGGCTTGACCTTGATAAAAAATCCCCACGGATAGCATAGACTTGATGGTGACTTGTCGATGCAGGGAGTTCGGACTCTCCAGCCTGGGGTCGGTATTGACATCATCGTAAGCGATCGCCCGTTCTTCCCATAGCAAAGATTGTAAGCCCGGGTTATCTGCTAGGTAAATGCTGCGGGGTTTGAGGGAGGAATGGCCCGGGCTTAAATATTCTCCGATCACCGGAATCATCGGCACAGGTTGAGCTACATAGGTATGAATCAAGCAACGACAGACTTGAAAAGCCCGTCCGATCGCCAAGGCAGCAGTTTCAAAGACTTGCTGGGTTTCGATTTCGCTGCGAATGCGATCGGTGATTTCTCGCAGCAGATTACTGCGGTGTAATTGTTGTTTAATCGCTAATCGGTTTTGTTCGAGATCGGTGATATCTTTACTAAAGGTCAAAATGCCGGGATTCCCATCGAGTTCAACGAATTCAGCACAAATCAGAACGGTTTTGATTTCCCCGGTTTTGGTGCGAACTTGGCTTTCTACGTTGGTCAGGCTGCCGACTTGGCGAAATTGCTCCAAAGTGACAGTAGCAGCCTCTGGATTGACAATCAAATTGAGTTCTTCAGAAGTTTTCCCGAGGATTTCTGCACGAGAATAGCCCCGTTGCTGACAAAATCCTTCGTTGACTTCTAAATAGCGGCATTCGGGCCAAGAGAGGATGGCGATCGCATCGGGAGAAGCGCGAAAGGCTAAGGCAAACTTTTCTTCTGTCATCTGCCGCTGGCGATCGGCCTGTTGTCGTTTGGCCCCTTGCAGGGTAACCGCAGCCAAGTCCGCCAGGGAACGAATGAAGTTTTCCTCCTCCAGAGTCCAGAGGCGATCGGGGGTGAACCTGGAACTTTCTAAGAATCCAATAGTTTGACCGTCCTGGCGGATCGGGGCCAGTCCAAGGGAACCCCTGGATAAGGGGTCCTGGGGAGAGCCTGTGGAGTTCCCCGGGTCACAGTGGCAGACAAAGGTGAGGGAATCCCTGGAGGCGGCTGCTTCGGAGGCTAAATAATCCCCTAAAATATCCAGATTGACTGCCTCAACCCCTTCTAAATTTTTTTCAAAGCTGGCTAATCGTTTGAGTTTCGTTCCCTGTTCGTCATACAACCACACCCCGGCGCGATCGAGGTCTAAATAGTTGACCGCAGCGGCGATCAGTTCCTGAAAGCAAGCGGTCTTATCTCCCTGATAAAGGTCTGGACGTTTGGCGAGGTCGGTTAAGAGGGTGTTTTGGATGCGAAGTTCTTCGGCCCTTTCTAAAAGGGCGGTTTCTGCAATGCGACGATTTTGG includes:
- a CDS encoding response regulator, producing the protein MNSDPLDCTHKDILIVDDTPINLRVLAKILSDRGYKVRKALNGQIALTACQTLLPDVILLDIMMPDMDGYEVCQRLKSDPKTQDIPVIFISALEDQWDKVKAFKSGGSDYITKPFQIEEVLARVKHHLTIQQLQYRLQVQNAELQALNAQLLRSNVELEQFAHVAAHDLQSPLQVIIGNADLLTWKYENQLGPDGDRYLTHIIKASGRMTQLIQDLLSYSKIGIPPQRFESIDSNFVLEEALANLSGEISKSGAIITHSHLPIVSGNEIQLMQLFQNMMANAIKFRLPNVAPQIEISCNLNDSEEWQFEIRDNGIGIDPNLSDRIFEAFYRLHSYDEYPGTGIGLTLCKKIVERHGGRLWFNSIKGEGTSFYFTLPALNS
- a CDS encoding PAS domain S-box protein; the encoded protein is MNSSQSADHILVVDDTPENLSLLTQALSQRGYVVRPALEGKSAIAAALLHPPDLILLDILMPQPDGYEICQILKADPRTRDIPIIFLTALSDALDKVKAFSLGAVDYITKPFEVIEVIARIENQLRWRSLQKELEAKNHHLQQEIQNRRIAETALLERAEELRIQNTLLTDLAKRPDLYQGDKTACFQELIAAAVNYLDLDRAGVWLYDEQGTKLKRLASFEKNLEGVEAVNLDILGDYLASEAAASRDSLTFVCHCDPGNSTGSPQDPLSRGSLGLAPIRQDGQTIGFLESSRFTPDRLWTLEEENFIRSLADLAAVTLQGAKRQQADRQRQMTEEKFALAFRASPDAIAILSWPECRYLEVNEGFCQQRGYSRAEILGKTSEELNLIVNPEAATVTLEQFRQVGSLTNVESQVRTKTGEIKTVLICAEFVELDGNPGILTFSKDITDLEQNRLAIKQQLHRSNLLREITDRIRSEIETQQVFETAALAIGRAFQVCRCLIHTYVAQPVPMIPVIGEYLSPGHSSLKPRSIYLADNPGLQSLLWEERAIAYDDVNTDPRLESPNSLHRQVTIKSMLSVGIFYQGQANGIISLHQCDRFRQWTAQEVELIEAIAAQLGIAIAQAQLLEEEKQDRLAFEQQNLQLQREISERRITQEALRHSEQKYRALVEASQDVIWSVDIRGCYTFINPAVQKIYGYTPTETIGCKLTQFVPPEYRKQERKCLQRLLEEGEPLLQHETRYQRQDGKQIYVLVNAIALRDSEGRIRGATGTTIDITERRQQEEALRAMVEGSAAVAGTEYFRACVRSIANVLQVKYAMLLECTDSTPQQVRSLAFWAGTDWSGPLQYQLAGTPCEIVVKTGQACYYPQAVQALFPKDLDLVALNAESYLGLPIQTATGQILGHLAILDVKPMFATAHTESILKLFADRAAAEIQRMQSEQALQQSEQRFRAIFNSMFQFIGLLNPDGTVLELNQTALDFIGLEPAQVVGQPFWELPWWNRSTALQQQLMAATSQASQGEFIRYQVEATGVQGISLTLDFSLKPVLDEQGRVILLIPEGRDISDRVSAQVQLQQTTERLQYLLSSSPAIIYSAEVFGNYRATFMSENVQMILGYEAREFLENPNFWRDRIHPEDRDRLFGKIPSLISQGTMSEEYRFLHADGTYHWVDDRMRLVRDETGNAQECVGYWIDITERKIAQEAFQTSQRRYQTLAEASPVGIFHTDAEGNCLYVNQRWCEITGLSLAASLGPGWMSTLHPEDLNRVIQECHTATENQVPFKSEYRFLRPDGKITWVIGQTIAELNSDGTLKGYIGTISDISDRKLAENDLLERSERDRAIFILFQRMRQTLELDQIFAATTEDLRQLLESDRVVVYRCPPEPDMTSTWESVGQEWVPLMAASEGKPPQKHLRDQGLKDAKAALSAWNLTLEALDPRDRQPDPLYPHPSDLPCLVIPDVKQAPLNPDELPHLSRLQVQAYLIVPIFAHNQLWGLLAIYQNSGPRDWKQADVNIAIQIATQLGVALQQAQLLERTQKQAQALQKAAIAADTANRAKSEFLANMSHELRTPLNAILGFSQVMRRDRSLKTQQAEQLQIINRAGEHLLDLINDILEMSKIEAGRTGFHESSFDLLDLLDNLETMLQLKVKSKGLQLEFDIDPQVPKFISTDEGKLRQVLLNILGNAIKFTQTGGIVLRVRVATDEGKKAGETIPGDRLPKLYFEIEDTGPGIAPQEMHRLFEPFAQTETGMKSGQGTGLGLPISQKFVELMGGQIQVRSIPNQGTVFSFDLTPGQGEPVESPQRQTKPRAVALAPHQPEYRILAVDDAFESRLLLITLFSGLGFSVRGAATGREALEIWESWEPHLIWMDMRMPDMDGFEATRRIKATPKGQNTVVIALTASAFEEDRQLVLAAGCNDFIHKPFREEVLLSKVGEHIGVRYIYDEPIESESDNRIQSATEDSAFILDAQSFQFMPRDWVVRIYDAACQCSDDMILELIEEIPPENAPFAKALTELANNFQFETVMVLTQQEKS